The nucleotide window TTCGAGGAAGCCATCGGCGACCTGGAAGACGTGTACTTCGCCACGATCGCCGGCCGCCACGCGGCCGACGCGTGCGACTGAAAGGGCGCCATGCTGCACATCGCGCTTTTCGAAGCGAAGCAGCGCCTCCGGCTGCTGTCGACATGGGTGTACTTCCTGATGTTCCTGGCGCTGGCGATGCTGTGGATGGCCGGCGCCGGCGGCGTGTTCAAGGACTTCACCGTGACGTTCGGCGGCAAGGTGCTGGTCAACGGCCCGCGCTCGATCATGCTGACCACCAGCGCCCTGGGCTGCCTGGGCGTGATCGTGGTGGCCGCCGTGATGGGCCGCTCGGTGCAGCAGGATTTCGAATACGACATGCACCACTTCTTCTTCTCGGCGCCGATCAGGAAGTACCAGTACATGTTCGGCCGCTTCGCCGGCGCCTGGCTGGTGCTGGTGGTGATCTTTTCCAGCATCCTGCTGGGCATCCTGCTGGGAACCTGGCTGCCGGGCATGGATCCGGAGCGGCTCGGTCCCTTCGTGCCCGAGGCCTACCTGCTGCCCTACGTACTGATCCTGCTGCCGAACCTGTTCATCTTCGGCGCCATCTTCTATGTGCTGGCCGCGCTGACGCGGCGCATGCTGCCGGTGTACATCAGCAGCGTGGTGATGCTGATCGGCTATATCGTGGCGCCCGGCCTGGCCCGTGACCTCGACTACAAGATGCTGGCCGCGCTGATCGATCCGTTCGGCACCGCAGCCCTGCTGCGCCTTACCGAATACTGGCCGGTCGCCGAACGCAGCACGCGGCTGGTGCTGCCGGAAGGCGTGTACCTGCTGAACCGCGCGATCTGGTCGTCGTTCGCGCTGGTGGCGCTGCTGCTCGGTTACTGGCGCTTCCATTTCGTCAGCACCGTCGACAGCCACGCCGCCGCGCGCGGCGAAGGCGACGTGCCGCTGCGGATCACCACCACCGCGGCCCGCACCACCGAGACACCCGACTTCAAGTCGCGCAGCCTGGCGCTGCTGCTGGCCCAGTTCAGCTGGATGAACCTGCGCGAAACGGTGAAGAACGTGTACTTCGCCGTGCTGGTGCTGGCCGGCGTGCTGCTGATGTTCGCCAGCGCCCTGAAAATGGGGCCGATGTGGGGCACCGCGACCTATCCCGTCACGTACATGGTGCTCGAATCGATGTCGAAATCGTTCGCGCTCATCATGCTGGTGGTGACCACGTTCTATGCGGGCGAGATGGTATGGCGGGAACGCGAACACCGCATGGCGCTGATGCTCGACGCGCTGCCGGTGCCGGGCTGGCTGCCGATGGTGTCGAAGCTGCTTGCGCTGGTGGCGCTGCAGGCGCTGCTGCTGTTGCTGGTGATGGCATGCGGCATGGCGGTGCAGGTGTTCCGCGGCTACTCCCACCTGGAACCGGTGCAGTACCTGCACACGCTCTACGCGGTGCAGCTGCCCCTGTATGCGCTGCTGGCCGTGCTGGCCGTGGCGATGCAGGTGCTGATCGGCCACAAGTACGTGGCGTACTTCGTGATGGTGATGTACTACGTGGCCACGATCGCGATGACCACGGCGGGCTTCGACCACCCGATGGTGCTGTATGCGTGGACGCCGCCGATGCGCTACTCGGACATGAACGGTTTCGGCCATTACCTGGCGCGCGAGCACTGGTATGCGCTGTACTGGAGCGGCGCGGCACTGATGCTGGCGGTGGCCACGCGCGTGTTCTGGCCACGCGGCGCGAACGACGAATGGCGCACCCGCCTGCAACTGGCGCGCCGCGCGCTGACCATGCCGGTGCTGGCCGGCTTCGGTATCGGCCTGGCCGTGATGACGGCGGCGGGTGCGATCGTGTACTACAACCTGAACGTGGCCAACGGATTCCAGTCGCAGTTCCGGCGCGATGCCGACCGGGCCGACTACGAGCGCAAATACAAGGCCAACGCCGGCATGGCGCAGCCGCGCATCACCGACGTCAAGCTGCGCGTGGAAATCATGCCGGCCGAACGGCGGCTGCTGGTCAAGGGCCGCTACCTGCTGGCCAACCGCGGCAGCACGCCACTGGCCACGATCTATGTGAGCACCGACCCGCAGGCCGACCTGCGTCCGCTGGCGTTCGGCACCGCCAGCCGGGTCACGCTGGCCGACCGGGAACTGGGCTTCCACCGCTATACGCTGGCGCAACCGCTGGCGCCGGGCGCCACGCTGGCGCTGGACTTCGAGATGTCGTATGCGCCGCATGGCTTCTTCGGCCTCGGCAAGGATACGCCCGTGGTGGCCAACGGCACCTTCTTCAACAACACGATCCTGCCGCATATCGGCTACCAGCGCGACCGAGAGCTGGCCGATCCGCGCGACCGCAAGCGGCACGGGCTGCCGGCCCAGGACCGCGCGCTGCCGCGCGATGATCCCAAGGGCCTGGCCAGCAACATGCTGGGCAGCGACGCCGACTGGGTCACCTTCGATGCCGTGGTCGGCACGGATGCCGACCAGACGGCGATCGCGCCGGGCACGCTGGAAAAGGAATGGATGAAGGATGGCCGGCGCTGGTTCCACTACCGGATGGACAAGCCGATCCTGAATTTCTATGCGTTCCAGTCGGCCCGCTACGTGGTCAAGCACGACTGGTGGCAGGACGTGGGCATCGAGATCTACTACCACCCCGGGCACGAAGCCAACCTGGACCGGATGACCAAGGGCGCGAAGGATGCGCTCGACTATTACACGCGCAGCTTCGGCCCCTACCAGCACAAGATCCTGCGCATCGTCGAATTCCCCCGCTACCAGTCGCACGCGCAGCCGTATCCGAACTCGATCCCGTTCTCGGAAGGCATGGGCTTCATTGCCGAGGTGGACGAGGACGATCCGAAGGACATCGACTATCCGTACTACGTGACGGCGCACGAACTGGCCCACCAGTGGTGGGGCCAGCAGCTCGTGGCTGGCAATACGCGCGGCGGCACGGTGCTGTCCGAAACGCTGGCCGAATACTCCGCGCTGATGGTCATGAAGCGCACGTTCGGCCCCGGCGGCATGCGCCGCTTCCTGCGCCACGACCTGGACATGTACCTGTATGGCCGGGCGATGGAGAACAAGCGGGAATTGCCGCTGGCGGACAACGAGGACCAGGACTATATCCACTACCGCAAGGGCAGCCTGGCGATGTACCAGTTGCAGGACGTGATCGGCGAGGAGCGCGTGAACACGGTGCTGCGCGGCCTGCTCGGGCAGTATGCCTACCGGGGCGATCCCTACCCCAGCGTGACGGCGCTGGTGGACGGCCTGCGCGCCGTGGTACCGCCCGCGCAGGCCTACCTGATCGACGACCTGTTCAATGCCATCGTCCTGTACGACAACCGCGCGCTGGCGGCCACCGCGCAGCGCCGCAAGGATGGCCGCTATGACGTGCGCCTGACGGTCCATGCGGCGAAGCTGCGCACGGACGGCCTGGGCGCCGAGAAGGATGCGCTGCTGGCCGACATGATCGATATCGGCATCGACGACAAGGATGGCAAGCCGCTGCTGCGCGAACGCCGGCTGGTCGACCGCCGCGAAAGCACGGTCACGCTGGTGGTCTCGGGCCGGCCGGCCCGCGCCGGCATCGACCCCGACAACAAGCTGATCGACCGGAAGCCGGACGACAACATGATTGCCGTGGACATGGCACCGCCCTGACCTGCCGCTGCCTTTGCCACCAATAGTTAGTCCGCGAACAGACCCGCGCCGCGAATGGGCTTATGCTGTCGGCTGACTTTCACACAGGAGCCGGCAATGGGATTCGATCTCGGTAATCTGTTACAGCAATACCTCGGCGGGGCAATCGACCCCGCCCGCGCGGAGCAGGATTTTCCTCAGGCGGCACAGCAGGCGCCACGCGGCGCGGTGGCGCAAGGCGTCACCGAAGCACTCCGCTCCGACCAGACCCCGCCATTCGCACAGATGGTCAGCCAGCTGTTCGGCCGCAGCGACCCGCAGCAGCGGGCCGGCATGCTGAACCAGCTGCTGGGCAACGTCAACCCGGCCATGCTGACGGCGCTGGCCGGCAGCATCGGCAACCTGTTCGGCCAGAACGGCCAGCCGCAGGTGACGCCCGAGCAGGCGGAAAAGATCACGCCGCAGCAGGTGGAGGAAATCGCCACCACGGCCGAGCAGCACAACCCGGGCATCGTCGACCGCATCGGCGACTTCTATGCCGAGCACCCGCAGCTCGTGCAGGCCCTGGGCGGCGCCGCGCTGGCGATCGTGCTGGGCAAGATCGCGCAAGCCAGCCGTAACTGATTTACGCCACTGATTCACGCCACTGAGCGACGCAACTGAGCGACGCAACTGATCGGGCCAACCGATCTGCGCAACCGATCCATCTTGCATCTGATCCACTTTCAAGGAGACATCACATGGGTATCCTCAGCAATATCTTCCACAAGATCTTCCCGTCGTCGCACCCGGCCGTAGCACAGCAAAAACCGGCTCAGGCGCCGGCTCCCGCAGCGGCCCCGGCCGCCAAGCCACAGGCAGCGCCTGCTGCGCCGGCCACCGCGACCGCGGCGCAATCGCCAGCCGCGCCGGCACAGCCGGCTGCACTGTCGGAAGTGGACGTGGAAGCGATCCTGAACGGCAAGGCGCAGCAGGCCGGCCAGCCACTGAACTGGCGTACCTCGATCGTCGACCTGCTGAAACTGCTGGACCTGGACAGCAGCCTGCAATCGCGCAAGGAACTTGCCCAGGAGCTGAACTACACGGGCGACACAGGCGATTCGGCGAAGATGAACGTGTGGCTGCACCGCCAGGTGATGAACAAGCTGGCCGCCAACGGCGGCAAGGTCCCCGCGGACCTGAAGGACTAACGTCCCGCAGTGCGGGGCGTTAGAACTGATTCGCAGTGCGGGGCGTTAGAACTGATTCGCAGTGCGGGGCGTTAGAACTGATTCGCAGTGCGGGGCGTTGGAACTGACTCGCACGCGAAGCAATAAGAAAACGGGGCCACATGTGGCCCCGTTTTTTGTTCCGGCTGATCCGCTTATTCGGTCGTCACGGCTTTCTTCGCCGCCGCCTTTTTCGCCGGGGCCTTCTTGGCCGTGGTGGCCTTCGTGGCCGTGGCTTTCGTGGCGGCCGTCTTCGTTGCCGCGGCCTTCTTCGCCGCCGGCTTCTTCACCACTGCCGCCTCGTCTGCCTGCCCCTCCGCGCCTTCCGGTGCGGCGGCGGCTGCCTTGCCCTTCGCGGCCGGCTTTTCCTTGCGCGGCTCGAACTCGAAGCTGATCTTGCCATCCTTGCCGCGCACAAGGAACGCCTTGAACGGCCGGCGCGTGCGCTGCGAGATGAAGCCGGGCAGCAGGTCGGTCTTGCCTTCGTTCAGCAACTTGGCCATCTGCTCCGGCAGGATCTCCTGCTGGAGGATGATGCGGCCGCTGCGGAAGTCGCAGGTCTTCGGCTTTGCCACGCTGTGCTCGCACACATAGGCCAGGCCCATCTCATAGACACCGGCATTGCACTTCGGGCACGGGCCCAGCGGCGTCTGCCCGGAGAAGTCGACGCCTTCGCCATCCTCGCCTTCCTCGTCGTTCTGGCCGAAGTCGAACTCGAGCTTGAAGTTGTTGATGTCCTCGTCGCGCGCAATGCGCAGGATCGCGGCGAACGGCCGGCCCATCTTCGAGCGGAAGCCCTGCAGCGGACCGATGGTGCGGTTCTTCAGCAGCTCTTCCACTTCGGCGATCTCGAACTGCCGGCTGCCCGGCGTTTTCGTCATCGAGAATTCGCACTTGGTGCAGGCGAAGCGGCGGTAGTTTTCCTTGACCACGCCGCTGCAGTTCGGGCACGGCGTTTCCAGCGTCGCGTATTCGCCGGGGATCGTGTCGTTGTTGTATTCCTTGGCGCGCTTGACGATGATCTGCGTCATCTGCGCGATCTCGCGCATGAACTCCTCGCGCGAGATCCGGCCCTTTTCCATCTGCGACAGCTTGTGCTCCCACTCGCCGGTGAGCTCGGGAGCGGTCAGTTCGCTGACACCGAGGCCGCGCAGCAGCGTCATCAGCTGCGATGCCTTCGCGGTGGACATCAGTTCGCGGCCCTCGCGGATCAGGTATTTCTCCGTCAGCAGGCCCTCGATGATCGCCGCCCGCGTGGCCGGCGTACCGAGGCCCTTGCCGGCCATCGCATCGCGCAGTTCATCCGAATCGACCAGCTTGCCGGCGCCTTCCATCGCGGACAGCAGCGTGGCTTCCGTGTAGCGCGCGGGCGGCTTCGTCACGAGGCCGTTCGCATTCACCTTGTCGGTGTGAACCTTCTCGCCCTTCGCCACCGGCACCAGGTTGCCGCCGCCTTCCTTGTCGTCGGTGGTGTCCTTGCCATACACGGCCAGCCAGCCGGGGTTGGTCATCACCTTGCCCTCGGTCTTGAACTGGTGGCCGGAGACTTCGGTGAAGCGGGTGGTCACCTGGAATTCGGCGGCCGGGAAGAACACGGCCATGAAGCGGCGCGTGACGAGGTCGTACAGCTTCTGTTCCGGCTCCGACAGGCCCTTCGGCGCGATGCCGGTGGGGATGATCGCGAAGTGGTCCGAGATCTTGGTGTTGTCGAAGATGCGCTTGTTCGGCTTGACCCAGCCCTTGTCCAGGATCTGCTTGGCGAACTGGTGGTAGTTCGGGTTCTGCTTCACCACTTCCAGCGTGGACTTCACGGTGGGCAGGTAGTCTTCCGGCAGGTGGCGCGAATCGGTACGCGGATACGTCAGCACCTTGTGCTTCTCGTACAGCGCCTGTGCCAGGCCCAGCGTGTTCTTGGCCGAGAAGCCGAAGCGGCCATTGGCCTCGCGCTGCAGGCTGGTCAGGTCGAACAGCGCGGGGGCCATCGACGTGGTCGGCTTCGATTCCTCGCTGACGATGCCGGGCTTGCCCTTGCACGCCAGCGCGATCGAATCGGCCGCGGCCTTGCTCCACAGGCGCTCGGCGCGTTTCTCGGGATCGTTCTCGTCCTTCTTGAAGCCCGTGTCGAGCCAGCGGCCTTCGTAGACGCCGGCGGCGCACACGAACTCGGCGCGCACTTCCCAATAGTCGCGCGGCACGAACTTCTTGATCTTCTCGTCTCGCTCGACGACGATCGACAGCGTGGGCGTCTGCACGCGGCCCACGGTGGTCAGGTAGAAGCCGCCCTCTTTCGAATTGAATGCCGTCATCGCGCGGGTGCCGTTGATGCCGATCAGCCAGTCGGCCTCGGAACGGCAGCGTGCCGCGTCCGCCAGCGGCAGCATCTCTTCGTCGCTGCGCAACTGCGCAAAGCCGTCGCGGATGGCGCTCGGCGTCATCGACTGCAGCCACAGGCGCTTGACCGGCTGCTTGGCCTTGGCGTTCTGCGCGATCAGGCGGAAGATCAGTTCTCCTTCGCGGCCCGCGTCGCATGCGTTGATCAGGGCGGTAACGTCCTTCCGCTTGATCAGCTTGTTCAACACCTTGAGGCGGCTTTCCGTCTTGGCGATCGGATTGAGCGCGAAGTACGGCGGAATCATCGGCAGGTGCGCGAAGCTCCACTTGCCACGCTTGACGTCGTACTCTTCCGGCACCGCGATTTCCAGCAGGTGGCCGACGGCGGACGACAGCACGTATTCTTCGGATTCGAAATACTCATCGTGCTTGGTGAAGCCGCCAAGCGACTTCGCGATATCGTTCGCGACAGAAGGCTTCTCGGCGATGATGAGGGTTTTGCTCATGATTGTTGTTCTCGGTTTGCTTTTGCTCGGTTGCTGCGGGGGCCAGCGTCGCGCGCGGCGCGTCGGCCGGCCTCCGGGGTATGGCAGGCGCATGATACATGGGCATCACGCTTCGTGCCGACTTTTTCGCCCCGGGCATTTTTGTCAAGGGGCCAATCATAATCGCGCAAGCGGCAAAACCGCAAGCACGCGCACGAATGCAATCCGGCCGCAAAGGCGGCCGGCAAGCATACTTCCCAGATACTTCTTATCAGTGACGAGCCTGCACATACAGGATGCACAACGCTGGATGGACAACGCGGGATGACAAGGCAGGCTGCATGACGCAAGACGTGTCACGCATGAGGCATCACGCATGATGCATCACGCATGAGACATCATGAACATGTCAGGCTGCAGGAGACGTGAACATGAAACATGAACCATGAGCCGGGATACGAGACACGGGACACGAAACAGGATGCACGGGCTTGTGCCATCTCGCGCTTGTCGCGGCGGGCGGCAGGGCTCAGTGCAGCAGATTCAGTGCAGCAGGCGCGGCGCCTGTTCCTCGTCCGAACCGAACAGGTCGTCGAACATCAGCGCGTCCGGTTCCTTGCCCTGGCTCCACAGCAGCATCAGGACGATGATCTTCAGCTTGCCCAGGTTCACGGGCGACTCTTCGAGCGCGAGCGCGCGCTCGATGACGATTTCGCGTTGCAGCGGTGACAGCACGCGCGCGCTTTCCAGGAACGCGATGAAGCCGATGGCTTGCGTGCCAAGGACGTCCTGTTCTTCTTCCACATAGAACCGCGTGCCGGTCGATGCGGCGGTCGCGGCCTGTTCGACGCCGGCCATTTCACCGGCCATCGCGGTCAGGTCGTTAAGCCAGACCAGCGCCTCGGAAATCTCCACGTCGTCGAAACCGACAGCGGACAACTTCTTCGCCAACGCAGCCGGTTCGGGGCATGCGTCGGGGCGATAATAGGTCTCGTAGAGATAAACAAGGATGTCGAACATGGCGCTACTCTATCAGCATAAATCGACGCGGCACAAGACCCGCACCCTTGCTTTTCACCTTTT belongs to Pseudoduganella albidiflava and includes:
- a CDS encoding ABC transporter permease/M1 family aminopeptidase; this encodes MLHIALFEAKQRLRLLSTWVYFLMFLALAMLWMAGAGGVFKDFTVTFGGKVLVNGPRSIMLTTSALGCLGVIVVAAVMGRSVQQDFEYDMHHFFFSAPIRKYQYMFGRFAGAWLVLVVIFSSILLGILLGTWLPGMDPERLGPFVPEAYLLPYVLILLPNLFIFGAIFYVLAALTRRMLPVYISSVVMLIGYIVAPGLARDLDYKMLAALIDPFGTAALLRLTEYWPVAERSTRLVLPEGVYLLNRAIWSSFALVALLLGYWRFHFVSTVDSHAAARGEGDVPLRITTTAARTTETPDFKSRSLALLLAQFSWMNLRETVKNVYFAVLVLAGVLLMFASALKMGPMWGTATYPVTYMVLESMSKSFALIMLVVTTFYAGEMVWREREHRMALMLDALPVPGWLPMVSKLLALVALQALLLLLVMACGMAVQVFRGYSHLEPVQYLHTLYAVQLPLYALLAVLAVAMQVLIGHKYVAYFVMVMYYVATIAMTTAGFDHPMVLYAWTPPMRYSDMNGFGHYLAREHWYALYWSGAALMLAVATRVFWPRGANDEWRTRLQLARRALTMPVLAGFGIGLAVMTAAGAIVYYNLNVANGFQSQFRRDADRADYERKYKANAGMAQPRITDVKLRVEIMPAERRLLVKGRYLLANRGSTPLATIYVSTDPQADLRPLAFGTASRVTLADRELGFHRYTLAQPLAPGATLALDFEMSYAPHGFFGLGKDTPVVANGTFFNNTILPHIGYQRDRELADPRDRKRHGLPAQDRALPRDDPKGLASNMLGSDADWVTFDAVVGTDADQTAIAPGTLEKEWMKDGRRWFHYRMDKPILNFYAFQSARYVVKHDWWQDVGIEIYYHPGHEANLDRMTKGAKDALDYYTRSFGPYQHKILRIVEFPRYQSHAQPYPNSIPFSEGMGFIAEVDEDDPKDIDYPYYVTAHELAHQWWGQQLVAGNTRGGTVLSETLAEYSALMVMKRTFGPGGMRRFLRHDLDMYLYGRAMENKRELPLADNEDQDYIHYRKGSLAMYQLQDVIGEERVNTVLRGLLGQYAYRGDPYPSVTALVDGLRAVVPPAQAYLIDDLFNAIVLYDNRALAATAQRRKDGRYDVRLTVHAAKLRTDGLGAEKDALLADMIDIGIDDKDGKPLLRERRLVDRRESTVTLVVSGRPARAGIDPDNKLIDRKPDDNMIAVDMAPP
- a CDS encoding DUF3597 domain-containing protein, which produces MGILSNIFHKIFPSSHPAVAQQKPAQAPAPAAAPAAKPQAAPAAPATATAAQSPAAPAQPAALSEVDVEAILNGKAQQAGQPLNWRTSIVDLLKLLDLDSSLQSRKELAQELNYTGDTGDSAKMNVWLHRQVMNKLAANGGKVPADLKD
- a CDS encoding DNA topoisomerase III, producing the protein MSKTLIIAEKPSVANDIAKSLGGFTKHDEYFESEEYVLSSAVGHLLEIAVPEEYDVKRGKWSFAHLPMIPPYFALNPIAKTESRLKVLNKLIKRKDVTALINACDAGREGELIFRLIAQNAKAKQPVKRLWLQSMTPSAIRDGFAQLRSDEEMLPLADAARCRSEADWLIGINGTRAMTAFNSKEGGFYLTTVGRVQTPTLSIVVERDEKIKKFVPRDYWEVRAEFVCAAGVYEGRWLDTGFKKDENDPEKRAERLWSKAAADSIALACKGKPGIVSEESKPTTSMAPALFDLTSLQREANGRFGFSAKNTLGLAQALYEKHKVLTYPRTDSRHLPEDYLPTVKSTLEVVKQNPNYHQFAKQILDKGWVKPNKRIFDNTKISDHFAIIPTGIAPKGLSEPEQKLYDLVTRRFMAVFFPAAEFQVTTRFTEVSGHQFKTEGKVMTNPGWLAVYGKDTTDDKEGGGNLVPVAKGEKVHTDKVNANGLVTKPPARYTEATLLSAMEGAGKLVDSDELRDAMAGKGLGTPATRAAIIEGLLTEKYLIREGRELMSTAKASQLMTLLRGLGVSELTAPELTGEWEHKLSQMEKGRISREEFMREIAQMTQIIVKRAKEYNNDTIPGEYATLETPCPNCSGVVKENYRRFACTKCEFSMTKTPGSRQFEIAEVEELLKNRTIGPLQGFRSKMGRPFAAILRIARDEDINNFKLEFDFGQNDEEGEDGEGVDFSGQTPLGPCPKCNAGVYEMGLAYVCEHSVAKPKTCDFRSGRIILQQEILPEQMAKLLNEGKTDLLPGFISQRTRRPFKAFLVRGKDGKISFEFEPRKEKPAAKGKAAAAAPEGAEGQADEAAVVKKPAAKKAAATKTAATKATATKATTAKKAPAKKAAAKKAVTTE
- a CDS encoding DUF494 family protein — translated: MFDILVYLYETYYRPDACPEPAALAKKLSAVGFDDVEISEALVWLNDLTAMAGEMAGVEQAATAASTGTRFYVEEEQDVLGTQAIGFIAFLESARVLSPLQREIVIERALALEESPVNLGKLKIIVLMLLWSQGKEPDALMFDDLFGSDEEQAPRLLH